The following are encoded together in the Bradyrhizobium sp. CCGUVB1N3 genome:
- a CDS encoding cyclase family protein — MTRRLIDISVPLQNDVPADPPGNRPSIQYIDHQQGLPGMLQFFAGLKAEDLPDGQGWAVEHVALSTHNGTHLDAPWHFHPTMNRGERSWTIDEVPLEWCLQPAVKLDFRHLPDGYVATAKDVEDELTRIGHTLNPLEIVIVNTSAGAKFGRPDYVNSGCGLGHEATMYLLERGVRLTGTDAWSWDAPFVLTAQKYAETRDASLIWEGHKAGRHIGYCHLEKLHNLDLLPSTGFSVSCFPVKIAHASAGWTRAVAILDG, encoded by the coding sequence ATGACGAGACGATTGATCGACATTTCGGTGCCGTTGCAGAACGACGTGCCTGCCGATCCGCCGGGCAACCGGCCGAGCATTCAGTACATCGACCATCAACAGGGGCTGCCGGGCATGTTGCAGTTCTTTGCCGGCCTGAAGGCGGAGGATTTGCCGGACGGCCAGGGCTGGGCGGTCGAGCATGTGGCACTCTCCACTCACAATGGCACGCATCTGGATGCGCCCTGGCACTTTCACCCGACGATGAATCGCGGCGAACGCTCGTGGACCATCGACGAGGTGCCGCTGGAATGGTGTCTGCAGCCAGCCGTGAAACTCGATTTCCGGCATCTGCCGGATGGTTATGTGGCGACTGCGAAGGACGTCGAAGATGAGCTCACACGGATCGGCCATACGCTGAACCCTCTCGAGATCGTCATCGTCAATACCAGTGCCGGAGCCAAGTTTGGCCGGCCCGACTACGTCAACTCCGGTTGCGGGCTGGGTCATGAGGCGACGATGTACCTGTTGGAGCGCGGCGTGCGGTTGACCGGAACGGATGCCTGGAGTTGGGACGCGCCCTTTGTCCTCACTGCGCAGAAATATGCCGAGACCCGCGACGCTTCGTTGATCTGGGAAGGCCATAAGGCCGGCCGGCACATCGGCTACTGCCACCTTGAAAAGCTGCACAATCTCGATCTGCTGCCTTCGACCGGCTTCAGCGTATCGTGCTTCCCGGTCAAGATCGCGCATGCATCGGCTGGCTGGACCCGCGCGGTTGCGATTCTCGACGGTTGA
- a CDS encoding MFS transporter codes for MALIGIGVGAASLLFYSIGVFFEPLQQEFGWNRGQISGALIYLTAGFVVSGPIVGSLIDRFGARIVALVSIPLLIVSIVGLGGMNGSIVVFYVLFFAAGCLGAGTTPVVYTRIVNGNFKVSRGLALGIVLAGTGIAALALPPLLASQIASLGWRSGFIVMAMLAAIAWPMVYFGFRDLEGAARPAAKAAEGIDRSEALRSRIFWTIAIGFLAVAAAISGMVVHMIPLLRDAGLPVPRAAAIASLIGVGVIIGRVLIGWTIDRLFAPRVAGAVFLITAGGCVLLNVGGAQTAPIAAFLIGFALGAEIDLIAYLTARYFGMRNYGFLYGLAYSIFSVGAALGPAVTGNLFDINKNYSAALWLMAACLVFGALAMSTLPRFQKNPQQ; via the coding sequence ATGGCGCTCATCGGGATTGGCGTTGGCGCGGCATCTCTGCTGTTTTACAGCATTGGGGTCTTTTTCGAGCCTCTCCAGCAGGAGTTTGGCTGGAATCGCGGGCAGATTTCGGGAGCCCTGATCTATCTCACCGCGGGATTCGTGGTGTCAGGACCGATCGTCGGATCGCTCATTGATCGCTTCGGCGCGCGCATCGTTGCGCTGGTGTCCATCCCATTGCTGATTGTGAGCATCGTCGGCCTCGGCGGAATGAATGGCTCGATCGTCGTGTTCTACGTCCTGTTCTTCGCGGCGGGGTGTCTGGGTGCGGGAACGACACCGGTGGTCTACACGCGGATCGTGAATGGAAACTTCAAGGTATCGCGCGGCCTGGCGCTTGGTATCGTGCTGGCTGGGACCGGGATCGCGGCTCTTGCGTTGCCTCCCTTGCTGGCCTCGCAAATCGCGTCGCTGGGGTGGCGTTCAGGATTCATCGTCATGGCGATGCTTGCAGCGATCGCCTGGCCGATGGTCTATTTCGGCTTCAGGGATCTGGAAGGCGCGGCACGGCCAGCGGCCAAGGCAGCGGAAGGTATTGACCGTTCCGAGGCACTGAGATCCAGGATCTTTTGGACGATTGCGATCGGATTCCTGGCGGTTGCGGCTGCGATATCCGGGATGGTGGTACACATGATTCCGTTGTTGCGAGACGCGGGTCTCCCGGTACCGAGAGCTGCCGCGATCGCTTCGCTGATTGGCGTTGGTGTCATCATTGGTCGTGTCCTGATTGGATGGACCATCGACCGCCTGTTTGCGCCCCGCGTAGCAGGTGCGGTGTTCCTGATCACTGCAGGAGGATGCGTGCTCTTGAATGTCGGGGGCGCACAGACCGCTCCGATCGCAGCTTTCCTGATCGGCTTTGCCCTCGGCGCGGAAATCGATCTCATCGCCTATCTAACCGCCCGCTATTTCGGAATGCGCAACTACGGCTTTCTCTATGGTCTGGCATATTCGATCTTTAGCGTGGGCGCAGCGCTCGGGCCTGCCGTCACGGGAAATCTGTTCGACATCAACAAGAACTACAGTGCCGCCCTTTGGCTGATGGCGGCCTGTCTCGTCTTCGGTGCGCTGGCGATGAGCACGTTGCCGCGCTTCCAGAAGAACCCGCAGCAATAG